Proteins from one Bifidobacterium sp. ESL0732 genomic window:
- the dnaE gene encoding DNA polymerase III subunit alpha: MAYSGNFVQLHNHTHYSLLDGASKIPDLINRAKELDMPAVGITDHGNMHGAYEMWSNAVSAGIKPIIGIEAYVTPETSRTDKTRVHWGTEAQRSDDVSGGGFITHMTLWAENDEGLVNLMKASSVANLEGRVGKWPRMDYDVLETYHKGVIGTSGCPSGIIQTRLRLGQYQEALRAAHQLQDIFGKDNFYIELMDHNLEIEKRVSKDLLKIAKDLGAPIIATNDSHYVHEADRGSQDAMLCINSGSHLDDPNRFKFDGSGYYIKSAEEMRELFKDLPEACDNTLEVAERCNVMFDDHEDGAFMPLFDCPDGWDETSLFLHDVQQGLEKRYEGNVPDKVRKQADYECGVICQMQFCGYFLVVADYINWAKTHGVMVGPGRGSAAGSMVAYAMGITELDPLEHGLIFERFLNPERVSLPDIDIDFDPEGRQKVLDYVADKYGHDKVAQCVIYGTIKTKQALKDSARIMGYEFSVGDRIVKALPPSKNGKDASLKEMFDPTSKKYAEAREFRELYDSDPDAKRITDEAKGIEGLIRQTGVHACATIMSATPITDTSPLLERTDGTVTTTFEYHTCETLGLVKNDFLGLSNLTVIRDTLKNIELNGKESIDYTKIPLDDRATYDLLTRGDTLGVFQLDGDGMRALLKSLKPDNFNDISALIALYRPGPMDVDSHNNYAKRKNGLQPITPINDEVAEALAPVLDETYGLIVYQEQVQSAARILAGYSLGRADVLRRAMGKKKPEVLAKEQVPFFEGMKQHGYSRKAAQDVWDIFVPFAGYAFNKAHSAAYGLISYWTAYLKTHYPVEFMAALLQNERSNKDKTALYLGEARRMGIKVLPPDVNESRLEYAPVGDIIRFGLGAIRNVGDKAVQDIIAERESKRGKFVNFMDFIRRVPLSALNKRLVESLIKAGAFDSIDPNRRALFQIHESAIDSVVSLKRKQAEGQFDLFSDLGSDGDDGGAGGAAMGDAQVSVPDIPEWDKKTKLNFEREMLGLYVSDHPLSGMASVLNSLRDMSIAQLVNSAANMDDRQQVTIAGLITSVDRRVSKKGNPWAIVTVEDMESSIQCMFFGRAYTSAAESMAVDEVVQIRGQVELRDETVSLRANDMNVPNLVAEDERPLVLTLPQAALNRPHVMQLGQILTKHPGVCEVELAIMDTDGNAKVLTFGDRFRVKRDTSLFAEIKILFGPKCLPAS, encoded by the coding sequence ATGGCTTATTCGGGAAACTTTGTTCAATTGCATAACCATACGCATTACTCGCTGCTCGACGGTGCGTCCAAGATTCCCGATTTGATTAACCGTGCCAAGGAACTCGATATGCCGGCCGTTGGTATTACAGACCATGGCAATATGCACGGTGCCTACGAGATGTGGAGCAATGCCGTCAGCGCCGGTATCAAGCCGATTATCGGTATCGAAGCCTATGTAACCCCTGAAACCTCCCGCACCGACAAAACCCGCGTGCACTGGGGGACCGAAGCCCAGCGTAGCGACGACGTCTCCGGTGGCGGTTTTATCACCCATATGACCCTCTGGGCCGAAAACGACGAAGGCTTGGTCAACCTGATGAAGGCCTCATCCGTGGCCAATCTGGAAGGCCGCGTCGGCAAATGGCCGCGCATGGATTACGACGTGCTCGAAACGTATCACAAAGGCGTTATCGGTACTTCGGGCTGCCCGTCCGGCATCATCCAGACCCGTTTGCGCTTGGGGCAGTACCAAGAGGCGTTGCGCGCAGCCCACCAGCTGCAGGATATCTTCGGCAAGGATAATTTCTATATCGAACTGATGGACCACAATCTGGAAATCGAAAAGCGCGTCTCCAAAGACCTGCTCAAGATTGCCAAAGACCTTGGCGCCCCCATCATCGCCACCAACGATTCCCACTATGTCCACGAAGCCGACCGAGGTTCGCAGGACGCAATGCTCTGCATCAATTCCGGCTCGCATCTGGATGACCCGAACCGCTTCAAATTCGACGGTTCCGGCTACTACATCAAGTCGGCCGAGGAAATGCGCGAACTCTTTAAAGACCTGCCTGAGGCGTGCGACAACACGCTGGAAGTGGCCGAACGCTGCAACGTGATGTTCGACGACCACGAGGACGGCGCGTTCATGCCGCTCTTCGACTGCCCGGACGGATGGGACGAAACTTCGCTCTTCCTTCACGACGTGCAGCAGGGCCTCGAGAAGCGTTACGAAGGCAACGTGCCCGACAAGGTGCGCAAACAGGCCGATTACGAATGCGGCGTGATCTGCCAGATGCAGTTTTGCGGCTACTTCCTCGTGGTTGCCGACTACATCAACTGGGCCAAGACCCATGGCGTGATGGTCGGTCCCGGGCGCGGCTCTGCGGCAGGCTCCATGGTGGCCTACGCCATGGGCATCACCGAACTCGACCCGCTGGAACATGGCCTGATCTTCGAACGATTCCTCAACCCCGAACGCGTCTCTCTGCCTGATATCGATATCGATTTCGACCCCGAAGGCCGGCAGAAGGTGCTTGACTATGTGGCCGACAAATACGGTCACGACAAAGTAGCGCAGTGTGTCATCTACGGCACCATCAAGACCAAGCAGGCCCTCAAGGATTCCGCGCGCATCATGGGCTACGAGTTCTCCGTGGGCGACCGTATCGTCAAGGCGCTGCCGCCGAGCAAGAACGGCAAGGACGCGAGCTTGAAGGAGATGTTTGACCCGACCTCCAAGAAATACGCCGAGGCGCGTGAATTCCGCGAACTGTACGATTCTGACCCCGATGCCAAACGTATTACAGACGAGGCTAAGGGCATTGAAGGCCTTATTCGCCAGACCGGTGTGCATGCCTGCGCCACCATCATGTCGGCCACGCCAATCACCGATACCTCGCCGCTTTTGGAACGCACCGACGGCACGGTGACCACGACCTTCGAATACCATACCTGCGAAACGCTGGGGCTGGTCAAGAACGACTTCCTCGGCCTCTCCAACTTGACGGTCATCCGTGACACCCTGAAGAACATCGAGCTCAACGGCAAAGAATCCATTGACTATACCAAGATCCCGCTGGACGACAGAGCGACCTACGACCTGTTGACCCGAGGTGACACACTCGGCGTCTTCCAGCTCGATGGCGACGGGATGCGGGCTCTGCTCAAAAGTCTCAAGCCCGATAACTTCAACGATATTTCGGCACTTATCGCCCTTTATCGTCCTGGCCCGATGGATGTGGACTCTCACAACAACTATGCCAAGCGCAAGAACGGCCTGCAGCCCATCACCCCGATCAACGACGAGGTGGCCGAGGCGCTCGCCCCGGTCTTGGACGAGACCTACGGCCTGATTGTCTATCAGGAACAGGTGCAGTCCGCCGCGCGAATACTGGCCGGTTACTCGCTCGGCCGAGCGGACGTGCTGCGACGCGCGATGGGCAAGAAGAAGCCCGAGGTGCTGGCCAAAGAGCAGGTGCCGTTCTTCGAAGGCATGAAGCAGCATGGCTATTCGCGCAAGGCCGCGCAGGATGTTTGGGACATCTTCGTGCCTTTCGCCGGCTACGCGTTCAACAAGGCCCATTCCGCGGCCTACGGCCTGATTTCCTACTGGACGGCCTACTTGAAGACCCACTATCCGGTGGAATTCATGGCCGCGCTGCTGCAGAACGAACGCAGCAACAAGGACAAGACCGCCCTTTATTTGGGCGAGGCACGGCGCATGGGTATCAAGGTGCTGCCGCCGGATGTCAACGAATCTCGGCTAGAATACGCTCCTGTCGGTGACATCATCCGTTTCGGCCTCGGTGCCATCCGCAACGTCGGCGACAAAGCCGTGCAGGACATCATCGCCGAGCGTGAAAGTAAGCGCGGCAAGTTCGTCAATTTCATGGATTTCATCCGCCGTGTGCCGCTGAGCGCGCTCAACAAGCGCTTGGTGGAATCGCTGATCAAGGCCGGGGCCTTCGACTCGATCGACCCGAACCGTCGTGCGCTCTTCCAGATTCACGAATCCGCCATCGACTCGGTGGTGAGCCTCAAACGCAAGCAGGCCGAAGGGCAGTTCGACCTCTTCAGTGACTTGGGCTCTGATGGCGATGACGGAGGGGCCGGCGGTGCCGCGATGGGCGACGCTCAGGTCAGCGTTCCCGACATTCCCGAATGGGACAAGAAGACCAAGCTCAACTTCGAGCGCGAAATGCTTGGCCTCTATGTCTCCGACCATCCGCTGTCTGGCATGGCCTCGGTGCTCAACAGTCTGCGCGACATGTCCATCGCCCAACTGGTCAACAGCGCCGCGAACATGGACGACCGCCAGCAGGTCACCATCGCCGGGCTCATCACTTCCGTCGACCGACGTGTCTCCAAGAAGGGCAACCCTTGGGCTATCGTCACCGTCGAAGACATGGAAAGCTCCATCCAGTGCATGTTCTTCGGGCGTGCCTATACCTCCGCGGCCGAATCGATGGCCGTCGACGAAGTGGTCCAGATCCGCGGGCAGGTCGAACTGCGTGATGAGACGGTGAGTCTGCGGGCCAATGATATGAACGTGCCGAATCTTGTGGCCGAAGACGAACGGCCGCTGGTGCTCACCTTGCCGCAGGCCGCCCTGAACCGGCCGCATGTCATGCAGCTTGGGCAGATACTTACCAAGCACCCCGGCGTCTGCGAGGTCGAGCTGGCCATCATGGACACTGATGGCAACGCGAAAGTGCTGACGTTCGGTGATCGATTCCGCGTAAAACGTGACACGTCGCTGTTTGCCGAAATCAAGATTCTCTTCGGGCCGAAGTGTTTGCCCGCGTCCTGA
- a CDS encoding RluA family pseudouridine synthase, protein MSRLVPAPDALIGKRFDVAVAKMLGVSRSKAVELIEAGEVSVLQHKISKSGTLCSGDTVEFDIVEHDPEPEPLAQDMAVVYEDEDIVVVDKPVGVAAHASAGWTGPTVLGSLLARGVHITSLGAPGRQGIVSRLDVGTSGLMLVCKSDLAYREMRRQFSHHEVTKIYHALAQGNLTNDKATIEAPIGRAKVSDFRFTVTPLGKKAITHFDVLERFNEATLVSVNLETGRTHQIRVHFSSIGHPLVGDSMYGANPVLAERLGLTRQWLHAMRLEFKHPRTHVRTVVESRYPADLQHALDVVREDKREKE, encoded by the coding sequence ATGAGTCGCTTGGTGCCTGCTCCCGATGCGTTGATTGGCAAACGGTTTGATGTCGCCGTCGCCAAGATGCTTGGTGTCTCGCGTTCCAAGGCCGTCGAACTCATCGAAGCAGGGGAAGTAAGCGTTCTTCAGCATAAGATATCAAAATCAGGTACGCTTTGTAGCGGGGATACCGTCGAATTCGATATTGTCGAGCACGACCCCGAACCCGAACCGCTGGCTCAAGACATGGCCGTCGTCTACGAGGACGAGGATATCGTTGTGGTTGACAAGCCGGTCGGTGTAGCAGCCCACGCTTCTGCCGGTTGGACGGGGCCGACGGTGCTCGGTAGCCTTCTGGCCAGGGGAGTGCATATCACATCTCTGGGGGCTCCCGGCAGGCAAGGCATTGTCAGCAGGCTTGATGTCGGCACCAGCGGACTGATGCTGGTGTGCAAATCCGACTTGGCATACCGCGAGATGCGTCGTCAATTTTCCCATCACGAAGTGACCAAAATCTATCATGCCTTGGCACAAGGCAATCTCACCAACGACAAGGCGACCATCGAGGCACCTATCGGACGGGCCAAAGTCTCGGATTTCCGTTTCACTGTTACCCCGCTCGGCAAAAAGGCGATCACGCATTTTGACGTGTTGGAGCGTTTCAACGAGGCGACGCTGGTGAGTGTCAACCTCGAGACCGGTCGCACCCACCAGATTCGTGTGCATTTCTCATCCATCGGCCATCCGCTGGTAGGCGATTCGATGTACGGCGCCAACCCTGTACTGGCCGAACGTTTGGGCCTGACACGTCAATGGCTACACGCGATGCGCCTTGAGTTCAAGCATCCCCGCACCCACGTCCGCACGGTAGTAGAATCTCGCTATCCCGCCGATTTGCAGCATGCGCTGGACGTCGTGCGCGAAGACAAACGCGAAAAAGAATAA
- a CDS encoding signal peptidase II, protein MKNVSPKRPRNRVAVFVIVTVVALLLDRLTKLWAQAALSDGKTIIVIPKLLGLTLVHNPGASLGMGSSVTWLISCLALVACVALVYLALTTVSLWWTAVLTLAFAGAFGNLIDRVIFAQGFLNGKVVDFLNYGWSVGNVADIELGIAAVLIVILLLANVPFSAKDLKKESKKTAENKEADGR, encoded by the coding sequence ATGAAGAATGTATCCCCTAAACGGCCGCGCAATCGTGTGGCCGTTTTCGTTATCGTCACGGTGGTGGCGCTGCTGCTCGACCGTCTTACGAAGCTATGGGCGCAAGCCGCTCTCAGTGACGGTAAGACCATTATCGTCATTCCCAAGCTTCTCGGTTTGACATTGGTACATAATCCTGGGGCGTCTCTTGGGATGGGATCGTCAGTGACCTGGCTCATTTCCTGTCTGGCTTTGGTTGCTTGTGTGGCGCTTGTGTATCTAGCGCTGACCACGGTTTCGCTCTGGTGGACAGCTGTGCTCACCTTGGCGTTTGCAGGGGCTTTTGGCAATCTCATCGATCGTGTTATTTTTGCCCAAGGGTTCCTTAACGGAAAAGTGGTGGATTTCCTCAACTATGGCTGGTCGGTCGGCAATGTCGCCGATATCGAACTTGGCATCGCCGCAGTGCTTATTGTCATCTTGCTGCTTGCAAACGTCCCATTCAGCGCGAAAGATCTTAAAAAAGAATCGAAGAAAACTGCCGAAAACAAGGAAGCAGACGGCCGATGA
- a CDS encoding DivIVA domain-containing protein: MALLTPKDIREHAFQTVRFKEGYDVEEVDDFLDQVTETVEALGKQAMANGNGQSTQSLGPDVSKLNSKISDLTTQVQTLSRENQTLKTAASQQQSAANHSATASVDASKLAEAEESNRALAEQNKQLKDQVDRLNAQIDQLTAQAAQAQGKKDIDNQLVAVQHERDEFRSGNEKLSRELEQAKKQLSSASQQARQLQDLSRQLEESKQRENQLRAQVSKIEPNTETGSLQKIAGAAAGASSEPERATAMLTLAMQLHDQYVDKGKAKAKEITEASQTKYQELVNKANDYSTRTRNESDEYAKQTRSKAEDYSKQTRSEADTYAQKTRTAADDYSTQKHSSADTYESEVQRRAAEYDQKTRSAAETYAQQVRDNLASQSKVIEANIQSLKQFETEYRTRLTEFLGQLVSQVSDTNTYNKMEESKD; this comes from the coding sequence ATGGCACTGTTAACGCCGAAAGATATCAGGGAACATGCCTTCCAAACCGTACGTTTTAAAGAAGGGTACGATGTCGAAGAGGTCGATGACTTCCTCGATCAGGTCACCGAGACCGTTGAAGCTCTCGGTAAGCAGGCGATGGCGAATGGCAACGGCCAGTCGACCCAGTCGCTTGGACCGGACGTCAGCAAGCTCAATTCCAAGATTTCCGATCTGACCACCCAGGTTCAGACCCTGAGCCGTGAAAACCAGACTTTGAAGACGGCCGCAAGCCAGCAGCAGAGCGCCGCCAATCATTCCGCGACCGCAAGTGTGGATGCCTCCAAGCTCGCCGAGGCAGAGGAAAGCAACAGGGCACTGGCCGAGCAGAACAAGCAGCTTAAGGATCAGGTCGACCGCTTGAATGCGCAGATTGATCAGCTCACAGCCCAGGCCGCCCAAGCTCAAGGCAAGAAGGACATCGACAACCAGCTTGTCGCGGTCCAGCACGAGCGTGACGAGTTCCGCAGTGGCAATGAGAAGCTCTCTCGTGAGCTCGAACAGGCCAAGAAGCAGCTTTCTTCCGCAAGTCAGCAGGCCAGACAGCTACAGGATCTTTCGCGTCAACTTGAGGAATCGAAGCAGCGTGAAAACCAGCTGCGCGCTCAGGTCTCCAAGATTGAGCCGAATACCGAGACCGGCAGCCTGCAGAAGATTGCAGGAGCCGCCGCTGGAGCTTCCAGTGAGCCGGAACGTGCGACCGCCATGCTGACGCTCGCCATGCAGCTTCATGACCAGTATGTGGACAAGGGCAAGGCCAAGGCCAAGGAAATCACCGAGGCCAGCCAGACCAAGTACCAGGAGCTGGTCAACAAGGCCAACGATTACTCCACCCGCACGCGCAACGAATCCGACGAGTATGCCAAGCAGACCCGCAGCAAGGCTGAGGATTATTCCAAGCAGACGCGCTCCGAAGCCGATACGTACGCGCAGAAGACCCGCACCGCCGCCGACGATTACTCCACGCAGAAGCATTCTTCGGCCGATACCTACGAGTCCGAAGTTCAGCGTCGTGCCGCCGAGTACGACCAGAAGACCCGTTCCGCCGCAGAGACTTATGCTCAGCAGGTGCGCGACAACCTCGCATCTCAGTCCAAGGTCATCGAGGCCAATATTCAGAGCCTCAAGCAGTTCGAGACCGAATATCGAACTCGCCTGACTGAGTTCCTGGGCCAGCTTGTCTCCCAGGTCAGCGATACGAATACGTACAATAAGATGGAAGAATCCAAGGACTGA
- a CDS encoding YggT family protein: MLFTILYLIKWLIGIYSTVLFIRVLIDWVLVLIPRWRPGRVIGSIINVFYVLTEPPLRWLRRFIPIIRMGNGGLDVTPMVLWFILAVVDFII; encoded by the coding sequence ATGCTCTTCACCATCCTTTACCTGATCAAGTGGCTTATCGGCATCTATTCCACGGTGCTTTTTATCCGTGTGCTCATCGATTGGGTGCTTGTGCTGATTCCCCGCTGGCGTCCGGGACGCGTGATCGGTTCGATTATCAATGTCTTCTACGTGCTCACCGAGCCGCCGCTGCGTTGGTTGCGCAGGTTCATTCCCATTATTCGTATGGGCAACGGGGGATTGGACGTCACGCCTATGGTCTTGTGGTTCATCCTGGCAGTGGTGGATTTCATCATCTGA
- a CDS encoding cell division protein SepF — protein sequence MAGYMKKAMSYLGMADVVGDDDEMQDEDAAPSDFDSDSTVTPITQHAAPASQSQEAPSSSRAAKPFPAGRINRITTIHPKTYDEAQKVGRAIRDGIPVVLNLTGVSEAVAYRIVDFSAGVVFGVRGSLERVTPRVFLLSPAQVNIKVDQSSDESEDGLF from the coding sequence ATGGCTGGATATATGAAAAAGGCGATGTCGTATCTCGGTATGGCTGATGTAGTCGGTGATGATGACGAGATGCAGGATGAGGATGCGGCGCCTTCCGACTTCGATTCCGACAGCACCGTGACGCCGATCACTCAGCACGCGGCTCCTGCCTCCCAAAGCCAGGAGGCTCCTTCGTCTTCGCGCGCCGCCAAGCCTTTCCCGGCTGGCCGTATCAACCGCATCACCACGATTCACCCCAAGACTTATGACGAAGCCCAAAAGGTCGGACGCGCCATTCGTGACGGCATTCCGGTGGTTTTGAACCTTACCGGCGTCTCCGAGGCCGTCGCCTACCGCATCGTCGATTTTTCGGCCGGTGTGGTCTTTGGTGTCCGCGGTTCGCTCGAACGCGTCACACCCCGAGTCTTCCTCTTAAGTCCTGCCCAAGTCAATATCAAGGTGGATCAGTCCTCTGACGAGTCAGAAGACGGTCTGTTCTGA
- the ftsZ gene encoding cell division protein FtsZ codes for MVSEIAQNDNFNDKTSIKVVGVGGAGGNAVNRMIAEGLQNVEFVAINTDAKDLLRSDADVKISLSDHSSRGLGAGADPEKGAKAAQDHQSDIEEALKGADMVFVTCGEGGGTGTGASPIVARAAHQQGALTIAVVTRPFAFEGPQRAASAKLGIENLRKEVDALIVIPNDRLLELSDKTIGIVDAFKTADTALLAGVQGITDLITMNSYIHVDFSDVTAILRGAGTALFGIGSARGEDRATQAAEIAISSPLLEESIEGAHGALINIAGPTDLKLQEASDATELVRKAIHPEAQIIWGLALDDAYGDEVRVTVIAAGFDAESKKDAENLGEVSKPASHSASDSSNQTYEADSQTPLVRHVPDLDTPTVSHTPEPEPYDDPGESSSPDDPGDLDIPDFLR; via the coding sequence ATGGTGAGCGAGATTGCCCAGAATGACAATTTCAACGATAAAACGAGCATCAAGGTGGTTGGTGTCGGTGGTGCTGGTGGTAACGCCGTCAATCGAATGATTGCCGAAGGCTTGCAGAACGTTGAATTTGTAGCTATCAATACCGACGCGAAAGATCTGCTCCGCAGCGACGCGGATGTCAAGATTTCCCTGAGTGATCACTCCAGTCGTGGGCTTGGAGCCGGGGCAGATCCGGAAAAGGGAGCCAAGGCCGCTCAGGATCACCAGTCGGATATCGAAGAGGCGCTTAAGGGCGCCGATATGGTCTTCGTCACCTGCGGTGAGGGCGGCGGCACCGGCACTGGTGCAAGCCCTATCGTCGCGCGTGCGGCGCATCAGCAGGGTGCTTTGACCATCGCGGTCGTCACCCGTCCGTTCGCCTTTGAAGGCCCGCAGCGTGCGGCCTCTGCCAAGCTCGGTATCGAAAACCTGCGCAAGGAAGTCGATGCGCTCATCGTCATTCCCAACGACCGTCTCCTCGAACTTTCCGACAAGACCATCGGCATTGTCGACGCCTTCAAGACTGCGGACACCGCGCTGCTGGCCGGCGTGCAGGGCATCACCGACCTCATCACGATGAACTCCTACATCCACGTCGACTTCTCCGATGTCACCGCCATTCTGCGCGGTGCGGGCACGGCCCTCTTCGGCATCGGTTCTGCACGCGGCGAGGATCGCGCCACCCAGGCCGCCGAAATCGCCATCAGCTCGCCTCTGCTCGAAGAAAGCATCGAAGGCGCCCACGGTGCGCTCATCAATATCGCCGGCCCGACCGACCTGAAGCTGCAGGAGGCCAGCGACGCCACCGAACTCGTGCGCAAGGCCATCCATCCCGAGGCTCAGATCATCTGGGGCCTGGCTCTGGACGATGCCTATGGCGACGAGGTTCGTGTCACCGTCATCGCGGCGGGCTTCGATGCCGAAAGCAAGAAGGATGCCGAAAATCTCGGCGAAGTCTCAAAGCCGGCATCCCACAGCGCGAGTGATTCGTCGAACCAGACCTATGAGGCCGATTCTCAGACTCCTCTGGTGCGTCATGTGCCGGATCTGGATACTCCGACCGTATCGCATACTCCCGAACCCGAGCCCTACGACGACCCGGGTGAATCGTCTTCGCCCGACGATCCCGGCGACCTCGATATCCCCGATTTCCTGCGCTAA
- the dusB gene encoding tRNA dihydrouridine synthase DusB — MPGLDPEATSAAAGEYEAPADGKPLPKIAPVDLGPIHVETPVVLSPMAGVTNWPFRTLCRAYGPDGLYVAEMITARALVARNPKAFRLCRFAPTEQPRSLQLYGVDPNITAQAAQMVVHGNLADHVDLNFGCPVPKVTRRGGGSALPWKTDLFRELIHRVVEVCSDANIPVTAKIRVGIDADHTTFLDAARIAEDEGCVAVTLHARTTAEYYGGHSDWSRIAELVEAVDIPVFGNGDIWGAEDALEMVRETGCAGVAIGRGCQGRPWIFSDIKHAFAGSDERFSPTLGGVCQIILAHGELLLRFYDGDETMAVHDLRKHIAWYLKGFPVGGNIRREFMESETLDDVRKVMDRLDPTVTYPERITDKPRGRVRYAKKVHVPYGWFDSCTTTHEEREQLFGDDPMDASY, encoded by the coding sequence CTGCCCGGGCTCGATCCGGAAGCGACCAGTGCCGCAGCCGGCGAATATGAGGCGCCGGCCGATGGCAAGCCGTTGCCGAAGATCGCACCGGTCGACCTAGGACCCATCCACGTCGAGACGCCGGTGGTGCTTTCTCCGATGGCGGGCGTCACCAACTGGCCGTTCCGGACGCTTTGCCGTGCGTATGGCCCCGATGGCCTGTATGTCGCCGAAATGATCACCGCGCGTGCGCTGGTCGCCCGAAACCCCAAAGCGTTCAGGCTGTGCCGCTTCGCACCCACCGAGCAGCCCCGCTCGCTCCAGCTCTACGGTGTCGATCCCAATATCACTGCACAAGCCGCGCAAATGGTGGTTCATGGCAATCTGGCCGACCACGTTGACCTCAACTTCGGCTGCCCTGTTCCCAAGGTCACGCGTCGTGGCGGCGGTTCCGCGCTGCCGTGGAAGACCGACCTGTTCCGCGAGCTCATCCACCGTGTGGTCGAAGTGTGCAGTGATGCCAACATTCCTGTCACCGCGAAAATCCGCGTAGGTATCGACGCCGACCATACGACGTTCCTCGATGCCGCACGTATCGCGGAAGATGAGGGCTGCGTCGCAGTGACGCTTCACGCGCGCACCACCGCTGAATACTATGGCGGCCATTCCGACTGGAGCCGTATCGCCGAACTGGTCGAGGCCGTGGATATTCCGGTCTTTGGCAACGGTGACATCTGGGGTGCCGAGGATGCGTTGGAAATGGTGCGTGAGACCGGTTGCGCCGGTGTCGCCATCGGCCGCGGATGTCAGGGAAGGCCTTGGATATTCTCCGATATCAAGCATGCCTTCGCTGGTTCCGACGAGCGTTTCAGCCCTACTTTGGGTGGCGTTTGTCAGATCATTCTGGCCCACGGTGAGCTCTTGCTTCGTTTCTATGACGGCGACGAGACGATGGCCGTGCATGATTTGCGCAAACACATCGCGTGGTACCTCAAAGGTTTTCCCGTCGGCGGCAATATCCGTCGCGAGTTCATGGAGTCCGAAACTTTGGACGACGTCAGAAAAGTGATGGACAGGCTTGATCCGACTGTCACTTATCCAGAACGGATAACCGATAAGCCTCGTGGCCGTGTTCGCTACGCGAAAAAGGTCCACGTTCCTTACGGCTGGTTCGATTCGTGTACCACTACCCACGAAGAACGCGAGCAGCTTTTCGGTGATGACCCGATGGATGCCAGCTACTGA